A region from the Drosophila ananassae strain 14024-0371.13 chromosome 2L, ASM1763931v2, whole genome shotgun sequence genome encodes:
- the LOC6499795 gene encoding LOW QUALITY PROTEIN: alkaline phosphatase, tissue-nonspecific isozyme-like (The sequence of the model RefSeq protein was modified relative to this genomic sequence to represent the inferred CDS: substituted 1 base at 1 genomic stop codon) has protein sequence MFRGLNATLVIILVLAGSCWSAPECGPNPEQCREHRMHPDLPEPKGRTSRVIEGENTNAYWQDQGKQFVKEKLASEQNKRQAKNVIMFLGDGMGVTTTSSARNVLGGEEKSLSFDGFPYSGFSKTYSVNKIVPDSACTATAYLCGVKAQQGTIGVNGQVPRSDCNTMMDENNHVDSIAKWAMDAGKWAGLVTTTRVTHASPAGVYAHTSERDWEGTSDMGDRCKSDTDYKDIAYQLARGKVGSKLRVIMGGGRKHFTGRSDGLELINEFKSQSDKNAYVSNLDELNAVDMTKTDRLMGLFHDDHLKYRLENNFDSQQPTLEQMTRKAIEFMSQSXNGYFLFIEGGRIDHAHHYNQARQALNETAEFSNAIAAAKELTSEEDTLIVVTADHSHVFTYAGYAYRGEDVFGMAPESGEDGLPYTILSYSNGPSYSHFYDTNEKLRKDPSTVVKEDRDSEYPSGVPMGNDSHGGDDVPVYAVGPWSHLFTGVYEQNTIPYMMAYASCVGEGLTMCST, from the exons ATGTTCCGCGGTCTAAACGCAACCCTCGTCATTATCCTGGTGCTGGCCGGATCCTGTTGGTCGGCACCGGAGTGCGGCCCGAATCCGGAGCAGTGCCGAGAGCACAGGATGCACCCGGACCTGCCGGAGCCCAAGGGCAGGACGTCGCGAGTGATCGAGGGCGAGAACACGAATGCCTATTGGCAGGATCAGGGCAAGCAGTTCGTCAAGGAGAAACTGGCTTCTGAGCAGAACAAACGGCAGGCCAAGAACGTGATTATGTTCCTGGGCGACGGCATGGGTGTGACCACCACCTCCTCGGCCCGAAATGTGCTGGGAGGCGAGGAGAAGTCGCTCTCCTTCGACGGCTTTCCCTACTCCGGATTCTCCAAGACCTACTCCGTGAACAAAATCGTCCCGGACTCGGCCTGTACAGCCACGGCCTATTTGTGCGGAGTGAAGGCCCAGCAGGGAACCATCGGCGTGAACGGCCAGGTGCCCCGCTCGGACTGCAACACCATGATGGACGAGAACAACCACGTGGACTCCATCGCGAAGTGGGCCATGGATGCGGGCAAGTGGGCGGGTCTGGTGACCACCACACGCGTGACACATGCCTCGCCCGCCGGTGTGTACGCCCACACCTCGGAGCGTGACTGGGAAGGCACCTCGGACATGGGCGACCGTTGCAAATCGGACACCGACTACAAGGACATCGCCTACCAGCTGGCCCGCGGCAAGGTCGGCAGTAAGCTCCGGGTGATCATGGGCGGAGGACGCAAGCACTTCACCGGACGCAGCGATGGCCTCGAACTAATCAATGAGTTTAAGTCGCAGAGCGACAAGAACGCGTATGTGTCCAACCTGGACGAGCTGAACGCCGTGGACATGACCAAGACGGACCGTCTCATGGGGCTCTTCCACGACGACCACTTGAAGTACCGCCTGGAGAACAATTTCGACAGCCAGCAGCCCACCCTGGAGCAGATGACCCGCAAGGCCATTGAGTTCATGAGCCAGAGCTAGAATGGATACTTCCTGTTCATCGAAGGAGGCCGCATCGACCACGCCCACCACTACAATCAGGCTCGCCAGGCTCTGAACGAGACCGCCGAGTTCTCCAACGCCATTGCCGCAGCCAAGGAGCTGACCAGCGAGGAGGACACTCTGATAGTGGTCACAGCGGATCACTCCCACGTGTTCACCTATGCAGGATATGCG TACCGCGGTGAGGATGTCTTCGGCATGGCCCCGGAGTCTGGCGAGGATGGCCTGCCCTACACCATCCTGAGCTACTCGAACGGACCCAGCTACTCCCATTTCTACGACACGAACGAGAAGCTGCGCAAGGATCCCAGCACGGTGGTGAAGGAGGACCGCGACTCGGAATATCCCTCGGGAGTGCCCATGGGCAACGATTCCCACGGGGGAGACGATGTGCCAGTCTACGCCGTGGGTCCCTGGTCGCACCTATTTACCGGGGTGTATGAGCAGAACACCATTCCCTACATGATGGCCTACGCCTCCTGCGTCGGCGAGGGTCTCACTATGTGCAGTACGTAG
- the LOC6499793 gene encoding chorion peroxidase — translation MTDETTPLTAAAGGSGYVVLPPEPTRFYQGPDRVFPGGVSPRSRRNKMRQFQCCMGITFIVIVIAALCLALVFSDSLGGSDGSPSFFFVVNGTDGELSPSQPLPDEPAADWALKQAALGHQEGVQAVSAGIKALGDREILEEGLQPNEVNTPAFRHYRSLSTNPEARKLARRGYVENQATMDIAKRFNYTKQPGRSNIGWGPRIVLPDPTVLRLDCDFNARFRRSTGVCNNKQHPRTFGASMVPYRRMVSPDYADGIASPRESHHGRRQLPPARQVSLKIHRSSYETDSNFTVMLAVFGQFMDHDITATSLTTSQEGESIDCCVPETRKQHPECYPVEILPDDPYYQQYNISCMNFVRSAPAPTGRFGPRMQLNQATAFLDASVVYGNLEQRQSQLRSFINGSLRMYITDDGRELLPISSNPADGCNRVQMTRQGKYCFESGDDRANENLLLTSMHLLWARHHNYLARGLQDQNPHWDDERVYQEARKILGAQMAHITYNEFLPVLLGQNLSEAKGLLPDKDNLDAPDTYDPEVDPSIANCFAAAAFRFAHTLLPGLFNVSRDNRSPEAVELHKMLFNPFSLWAEHGIDHALMTAANTPVMRVDRFFSIEVTQKLFEGPAEDKVPLCGLDLVSLNIQRGRDHGIPSYPVFRRHCRLPPVDTWEQMAQAVDNATLVSIRQIYESPQDVDVYTGALSEPPMEGAIFGPLLSCMVSDQFLRIKLGDSHWYERKVGPQRFTKAQLAEIYNTSLAAIICRNSDGITRVRQHVMQRLREEGNPQMDCQDIKGFHFDLGPWSEANQEPKLHRSGMGRASTSVRVISRNSTKEPKTANVTLHID, via the exons TGTCATTGTAATTGCCGCCCTGTGCTTGGCCCTGGTCTTCAGCGACTCCCTCGGAGGCTCCGACGGGAGTCCCAGTTTTTTCTTTGTGGTCAATGGAACCGATGGGGAACTGTCGCCAAGCCAACCGCTGCCAGACGAGCCGGCGGCTGATTGGGCCCTTAAACAGGCGGCTCTGGGTCATCAGGAGGGTGTTCAGGCTGTGAGCGCCGGGATAAAGGCCCTGGGCGATCGGGAGATACTGGAAGAGGGACTTCAACCAAACGAGGTGAATACACCCGCCTTCCGGCACTATCGATCCTTGAGCACTAATCCGGAGGCAAGGAAACTGGCAAGACGGGGATATGTGGAAAACCAGGCCACCATGGACATCGCCAAGAGATTCAATTACACAAAGCAGCCGGGTCGCAGCAACATTGGATGGGGGCCACGCATTGTCCTGCCCGATCCGACAGTCCTGCGGCTGGATTGCGACTTCAACGCTCGTTTCAGGCGATCCACAGGTGTGTGtaacaacaaacaacaccCAAGGACCTTTGGAGCTTCTATGGTTCCCTACCGTCGCATGGTGTCCCCGGACTACGCGGATGGCATTGCGTCTCCACGGGAGAGTCACCATGGCCGCCGCCAGTTGCCACCTGCCCGGCAAGTGTCTCTGAAGATCCATCGTTCCAGTTACGAGACTGATTCAAATTTCACCGTCATGCTGGCAGTTTTTGGTCAGTTTATGGACCACGACATCACGGCCACGTCTTTGACCACATCCCAGGAGGGCGAGTCGATTGATTGCTGCGTTCCGGAGACCCGGAAACAGCATCCAGAATGCTATCCGGTGGAGATTCTTCCCGACGATCCTTACTATCAGCAGTACAACATCAGTTGTATGAATTTCGTACGTTCTGCTCCTGCGCCCACAGGAAGATTCGGGCCACGGATGCAATTGAACCAGGCGACGGCGTTTTTGGACGCTTCCGTGGTATACGGCAACTTGGAGCAGCGTCAGAGCCAGCTCCGGAGCTTCATCAACGGTTCGCTGCGGATGTACATCACGGACGATGGTCGGGAGCTGCTACCCATCTCCTCGAACCCGGCGGATGGCTGCAACCGGGTGCAGATGACCCGACAGGGCAAGTACTGCTTCGAGTCGGGTGATGATCGGGCTAACGAGAATTTGCTCCTCACCTCCATGCACTTGCTGTGGGCCAGGCACCATAACTATCTGGCCCGAGGACTGCAGGATCAGAACCCCCACTGGGATGACGAGCGTGTGTACCAGGAGGCCCGTAAGATACTCGGCGCTCAGATGGCCCACATAACTTACAATGAGTTCTTGCCCGTCTTGCTGGGCCAGAATCTTAGCGAGGCCAAGGGCCTGCTGCCGGACAAGGATAATCTCGATGCACCCGACACTTATGACCCGGAGGTGGACCCCAGTATTGCCAACTGCTTTGCTGCGGCGGCTTTTCGATTTGCGCATACTCTACTACCTGGTTTGTTCAATGTCTCCCGAGACAACAGAAGCCCAGAAGCTGTGGAGCTGCACAAGATGCTCTTCAATCCCTTTTCCTTGTGGGCGGAGCATGGCATTGACCACGCCCTGATGACTGCTGCGAATACGCCCGTGATGAGGGTAGATCGCTTTTTTTCAATAGAGGTTACACAGAAGCTCTTCGAAGGCCCAGCCGAGGACAAGGTTCCCCTGTGCGGCCTAGATCTGGTGTCCCTGAATATACAGAGAGGGCGCGATCATGGGATTCCCTCGTATCCAGTCTTCCGACGACACTGTCGCCTGCCACCCGTGGACACGTGGGAGCAGATGGCTCAGGCCGTGGATAATGCCACATTGGTTTCCATAAGACAGATATACGA GTCTCCCCAGGATGTAGATGTGTATACGGGTGCCCTCAGTGAGCCGCCCATGGAGGGAGCCATTTTTGGACCGCTTCTTAGCTGCATGGTATCCGATCAGTTCCTGCGAATCAAACTCGGTGACTCCCATTGGTATGAGCGGAAGGTAGGACCTCAGAGATTTACCAAAG CGCAATTGGCGGAGATCTATAACACCAGCCTGGCAGCCATCATATGCCGAAATTCGGATGGAATAACCAGAGTGCGTCAGCATGTCATGCAGCGCCTTCGGGAGGAAGGCAATCCTCAGATGGACTGTCAGGACATAAAAGGATTTCATTTTGATCTAGGACCCTGGTCGGAAGCCAACCAGGAGCCCAAGTTGCACAGATCGGGAATGGGCAGGGCCTCCACTTCCGTGCGGGTGATTTCTAGAAACTCCACCAAGGAACCTAAAACAGCCAATGTGACACTTCATATTGATTAA
- the LOC6499794 gene encoding membrane-bound alkaline phosphatase, which produces MSRGSNAALVVVLLLGSSCWAAPECGRSAEQCHEHRMHPDLPEPEPVAGRKMRVVEGDDTNSYWRQQGIEFVQRKLSSEPNKRQAKNVILFLGDGMGVTTTSASRNLLGGEEKSLSFENFPYSGLSKTYSVDKIVPDSACTATAYLCGVKGQEGTIGVNGQVPRTDCTVMLDENTHVNSIAKWAMDAGKWAGLVTTTRVTHASPSGVYAHIAERDWENDAEVAGDCGANSGIHDIAYQLARGEVGSKLKVIMGGGRKHFVASSLASWGERNDGLDLIEEFQLESNKNAYVTTLDELNAVNLQQTDRLLGLFNDDHLKYRMETTEDSQQPTLEQMTRKAIEYMSQSEQGYFLFIEGGRIDQAHHINQARMALNETIEFSKAIAAAQELTSEEDTLLVVTADHSHVFTYGGYANRGSDIFGPAPVTGHDGQPYMVLSYANGPSYENFYDMATKERKNPTTVVKGEHDDEFPSGVPIDMDSHGGDDVPVFALGPWSHLFTGVYEQSTIPHLMAYASCLGEGHTMCST; this is translated from the exons ATGTCCCGCGGGTCAAACGCAGCTCTCGTCGTTGTCCTTTTGCTGGGCAGCTCCTGCTGGGCGGCCCCGGAGTGCGGCCGCAGTGCGGAGCAGTGCCACGAGCACAGGATGCATCCGGATCTGCCAGAGCCGGAGCCAGTCGCCGGCCGGAAGATGCGTGTGGTCGAGGGTGACGACACCAATTCCTACTGGCGGCAGCAGGGCATCGAGTTTGTGCAGCGGAAGCTTTCCTCTGAGCCCAACAAGCGCCAGGCCAAGAACGTGATCCTCTTCCTGGGTGACGGCATGGGCGTGACCACCACCTCGGCCTCGCGGAACCTTCTGGGCGGCGAGGAGAAGTCGCTCTCCTTCGAGAACTTCCCCTACTCGGGTCTCTCGAAGACCTACTCCGTGGACAAGATCGTTCCGGACTCGGCCTGCACGGCCACAGCCTACCTATGCGGTGTGAAGGGTCAGGAAGGCACAATCGGAGTTAATGGACAGGTGCCGCGCACCGACTGCACCGTCATGCTGGACGAGAACACCCACGTGAACTCCATTGCCAAGTGGGCGATGGATGCAGGAAAGTGGGCTGGCCTGGTGACCACCACCCGCGTCACGCATGCCTCGCCCTCTGGCGTCTATGCCCACATCGCGGAGCGGGACTGGGAGAATGACGCGGAGGTGGCCGGCGACTGTGGAGCCAACTCTGGCATCCACGACATTGCCTACCAGCTGGCCCGCGGAGAGGTGGGCAGCAAACTGAAAGTGATCATGGGCGGCGGACGCAAGCACTTTGTGGCCTCTAGCTTAGCGTCTTGGGGTGAGCGGAATGATGGCCTCGATCTCATCGAGGAGTTCCAGTTGGAAAGTAACAAGAATGCCTACGTCACCACCTTGGATGAACTGAATGCCGTGAATCTGCAACAGACAGACCGCCTGCTGGGGCTCTTCAACGACGATCACCTGAAGTATCGCATGGAGACCACCGAGGACAGTCAACAGCCCACCCTGGAGCAGATGACCCGCAAGGCCATCGAGTACATGAGCCAGAGCGAGCAGGGCTACTTCCTGTTCATCGAGGGAGGTCGCATCGACCAGGCCCACCACATCAATCAGGCGAGGATGGCCCTGAACGAGACCATTGAGTTCTCCAAGGCCATTGCTGCCGCCCAGGAGTTGACCAGCGAGGAGGACACGCTCCTGGTGGTCACCGCGGATCACTCGCATGTGTTTACCTATGGGGGTTATGCG AACCGTGGCTCGGATATTTTCGGACCAGCTCCTGTGACCGGACACGACGGTCAGCCCTACATGGTTCTGAGCTATGCCAACGGACCCAGCTATGAGAACTTCTACGACATGGCCACCAAGGAGCGCAAGAACCCCACCACGGTGGTGAAGGGAGAGCACGACGACGAGTTCCCATCCGGAGTACCCATTGACATGGACTCGCATGGCGGCGACGACGTCCCAGTCTTCGCCTTGGGTCCTTGGTCTCATCTGTTTACGGGAGTTTACGAGCAGAGTACCATTCCCCACCTGATGGCCTACGCATCCTGCCTGGGCGAAGGACACACCATGTGCAGCACTTAA
- the LOC6500779 gene encoding uncharacterized protein LOC6500779 encodes MSCNEKTALLATQQGHYHQQEQHIIVLPSTRKDPGDYEPIYTTADYSYGLTLEELLPFALDPWWQKVRRLCVGGLGLAFLLTLIAGLAMAYSSSACQPNRAISGNATATTLPAPLFLSTNGTTASVSSTTQLLLASL; translated from the exons ATGTCCTGCAATGAGAAAACAGCGCTGCTGGCCACACAGCAAGGACATTATCATCAGCAGGAACAGCACATTATTGTCCTGCCGTCCACGAGAAAGGATCCAGGGGATTATGAGCCCATTTACACAACGGCTGA CTATTCCTATGGCCTGACTCTAGAGGAGTTGCTGCCCTTTGCCCTGGATCCCTGGTGGCAAAAAGTGCGACGCCTCTGCGTCGGGGGCCTAGGACTTGCCTTCTTGCTGACCCTGATAGCCGGACTGGCTATGGCTTATTCCAGCAGTGCCTGTCAGCCGAACAGAGCAATTAGCGGGAATGCCACCGCCACAACACTTCCCGCCCCACTGTTCCTGTCCACGAATGGTACCACCGCCTCCGTCAGCAGCACCACCCAACTACTGCTGGCCAGTTTATAG